One window of the Zea mays cultivar B73 chromosome 3, Zm-B73-REFERENCE-NAM-5.0, whole genome shotgun sequence genome contains the following:
- the LOC100193531 gene encoding Protein YABBY 6 produces MSSAQIAPADHVCYVHCSFCNTVLAVSVPGNSMLNIVTVRCGHCANLLSVNLRALMHSLPEQDHQLQENIKVHGINGTLHDDHQYCGHLDQLGSSSSSRFRRLPVMCSPQNEQHLLQEQTLNNNARPPEKRQRVPSAYNRFIKEEIRRIKANNPDINHREAFSTAAKNWAHYPNIHFGLDDSGREGKKKLVDHEAAASVVAVAAAPTAAKKIQGFY; encoded by the exons ATGTCTTCGGCCCAAATCGCGCCGGCAGATCATGTGTGCTATGTGCACTGCAGCTTCTGCAACACAGTTCTCGCG GTGAGTGTCCCGGGGAATAGCATGCTCAACATCGTGACAGTTCGGTGTGGACACTGCGCAAATCTACTGTCAGTGAACCTGAGAGCACTGATGCACTCACTCCCAGAACAAGATCATCAGCTCCAG GAGAACATCAAGGTCCATGGCATCAACGGCACTTTGCACGATGATCATCAGTACTGCGGCCATTTGGATCAGCTCGGTTCTTCTTCGTCGTCAAGGTTCCGGCGGCTTCCAGTGATGTGTTCGCCACAGAACGAGCAGCACCTGCTGCAGGAGCAAACACTTAACAACAATGCTCGTC CTCCAGAGAAGAGGCAGCGGGTTCCGTCGGCGTATAACAGATTCATCAA GGAAGAGATACGCAGGATCAAAGCGAACAACCCCGACATTAACCACAGGGAAGCCTTCAGCACGGCAGCCAAGAAT TGGGCACATTATCCAAACATCCATTTCGGTTTAGACGACTCCGGGCGAGAGGGCAAGAAGAAGCTCGTGGATCATGAGGCGGCGGCGTCTGTCGTCGCAGTCGCAGCAGCACCGACTGCTGCTAAAAAGATCCAGGGTTTCTACTGA
- the LOC100193531 gene encoding protein YABBY 6 isoform X1 — protein MSSAQIAPADHVCYVHCSFCNTVLAVSVPGNSMLNIVTVRCGHCANLLSVNLRALMHSLPEQDHQLQQENIKVHGINGTLHDDHQYCGHLDQLGSSSSSRFRRLPVMCSPQNEQHLLQEQTLNNNARPPEKRQRVPSAYNRFIKEEIRRIKANNPDINHREAFSTAAKNWAHYPNIHFGLDDSGREGKKKLVDHEAAASVVAVAAAPTAAKKIQGFY, from the exons ATGTCTTCGGCCCAAATCGCGCCGGCAGATCATGTGTGCTATGTGCACTGCAGCTTCTGCAACACAGTTCTCGCG GTGAGTGTCCCGGGGAATAGCATGCTCAACATCGTGACAGTTCGGTGTGGACACTGCGCAAATCTACTGTCAGTGAACCTGAGAGCACTGATGCACTCACTCCCAGAACAAGATCATCAGCTCCAG CAGGAGAACATCAAGGTCCATGGCATCAACGGCACTTTGCACGATGATCATCAGTACTGCGGCCATTTGGATCAGCTCGGTTCTTCTTCGTCGTCAAGGTTCCGGCGGCTTCCAGTGATGTGTTCGCCACAGAACGAGCAGCACCTGCTGCAGGAGCAAACACTTAACAACAATGCTCGTC CTCCAGAGAAGAGGCAGCGGGTTCCGTCGGCGTATAACAGATTCATCAA GGAAGAGATACGCAGGATCAAAGCGAACAACCCCGACATTAACCACAGGGAAGCCTTCAGCACGGCAGCCAAGAAT TGGGCACATTATCCAAACATCCATTTCGGTTTAGACGACTCCGGGCGAGAGGGCAAGAAGAAGCTCGTGGATCATGAGGCGGCGGCGTCTGTCGTCGCAGTCGCAGCAGCACCGACTGCTGCTAAAAAGATCCAGGGTTTCTACTGA